A window of Nocardia fluminea contains these coding sequences:
- a CDS encoding alpha/beta hydrolase family protein: MFEYFPGNYVWNLGVVAALNSGGYIDEVDRACRPIREAATRGEDAGTEEFLASWTVVVDDLVEAADRDRAVGRTRSAGRAYARAANYLIHAERMQSPQTPDRNAIYRRVLELMQQSFDLVDPNTVRVSIPFRDTALPAYFTRPDVTGPVPCMIVWNGLDSTKEHMYLSGFAHELAERGIATLMVDCPGSGEALRLQGLTAQIETEEWAAACVDYLETVDDIDATRIGLVGWSLGGYYAPRAAAFENRLALCVAWGANHDWGKVQRRRIEREGERPVPHYWNHVQWVWGESDLETFLNNADRVNLDGVVEQITVPFLIVHGENDRQIPLEYAHRSYEQATASPKRQLRVFTAREGGAEHIGLDNFPLVSTYIADWVTETFAELGADQQTATAVG, encoded by the coding sequence ATGTTCGAATACTTTCCCGGAAATTATGTGTGGAACCTCGGTGTGGTCGCGGCGCTGAACAGCGGCGGTTACATCGACGAGGTCGATCGGGCCTGCCGTCCCATTCGGGAAGCGGCCACGCGCGGTGAGGACGCTGGTACCGAGGAGTTCCTCGCCTCCTGGACGGTGGTCGTCGACGATCTGGTCGAGGCCGCGGACCGTGACCGTGCGGTCGGACGTACCCGCTCGGCGGGTCGCGCTTACGCGCGCGCCGCGAACTATCTGATCCACGCCGAGCGGATGCAGAGCCCACAGACGCCCGATCGCAACGCGATCTATCGCCGGGTGCTGGAATTGATGCAGCAGTCCTTCGATCTGGTCGATCCGAACACCGTGCGCGTCTCGATTCCCTTCCGTGACACCGCACTTCCGGCCTATTTCACCCGACCCGACGTGACAGGCCCGGTGCCCTGCATGATCGTGTGGAACGGACTCGACAGCACCAAGGAACACATGTACCTGTCCGGGTTCGCCCACGAGCTCGCCGAGCGAGGGATCGCCACCCTCATGGTCGACTGCCCCGGCAGCGGCGAGGCACTGCGACTGCAAGGACTCACCGCCCAGATCGAGACCGAGGAATGGGCCGCGGCGTGCGTGGACTACCTCGAAACCGTCGACGACATCGACGCCACCCGCATCGGGCTGGTCGGCTGGTCGCTGGGCGGCTACTACGCCCCCCGCGCGGCGGCCTTCGAGAACCGGCTGGCGCTGTGCGTGGCGTGGGGCGCCAACCACGACTGGGGCAAGGTGCAGCGTCGCCGGATCGAACGCGAAGGCGAACGACCGGTCCCGCACTACTGGAACCACGTGCAGTGGGTCTGGGGCGAGAGCGATCTCGAGACGTTCCTGAACAACGCCGACCGCGTCAATCTGGATGGTGTCGTCGAGCAGATCACCGTGCCGTTCCTCATCGTGCACGGCGAGAACGACCGGCAGATCCCCCTGGAATACGCCCACCGATCCTACGAGCAGGCCACCGCGAGCCCGAAACGGCAGTTGCGTGTATTCACTGCCCGTGAGGGCGGCGCGGAACACATCGGCCTGGACAATTTCCCCTTGGTCAGCACCTATATCGCCGACTGGGTGACCGAGACCTTCGCCGAACTGGGGGCAGACCAGCAGACGGCCACCGCCGTCGGCTGA
- a CDS encoding SDR family NAD(P)-dependent oxidoreductase, whose protein sequence is MSAGRLAGKVAVITGTGGGQGREAALRFATEGAIVCGCDRDGDAAAETAALVRAAGGSMHSSPPLDLTDDEAVRGWIDGIGAEYGRIDVLYANAGLATFAPIPDLTPADWRFVLAHEVDVVFLPLRHAWPHLIRSGNASVILVGSTAGVRGSTTNFRLAHTASKGAVIAMTQQIAAEGAPHHIRANCLSPGMIRTPQSEATLLAADHPMRGIDSAIPLGRLGTPADVVNCAVFLASDEAGYVTGTNLMVDGGWSAVLPS, encoded by the coding sequence ATGAGCGCCGGCAGGCTGGCGGGCAAGGTCGCCGTGATCACCGGCACCGGCGGTGGTCAGGGTCGAGAGGCAGCGCTGCGGTTCGCCACCGAAGGCGCCATCGTGTGCGGCTGCGACCGCGACGGCGACGCGGCCGCAGAGACCGCCGCCCTGGTGCGCGCGGCCGGTGGATCGATGCACAGCAGTCCGCCACTCGACCTCACCGACGACGAGGCCGTGCGCGGCTGGATCGACGGGATCGGCGCCGAGTACGGCCGCATCGACGTCCTCTACGCCAACGCGGGGCTTGCCACCTTCGCGCCGATCCCCGACCTCACCCCAGCGGACTGGCGATTCGTCCTGGCACACGAGGTCGACGTGGTGTTCCTGCCGCTGCGACACGCGTGGCCACACCTGATCCGGTCGGGCAACGCGTCGGTGATTCTCGTCGGTTCGACAGCGGGCGTGCGTGGATCCACCACGAACTTCCGGCTGGCACACACGGCGTCCAAAGGAGCGGTGATCGCGATGACCCAGCAGATCGCCGCCGAAGGCGCACCGCACCATATCCGCGCGAACTGCCTCAGCCCCGGCATGATTCGCACGCCGCAGTCGGAAGCCACCTTGCTCGCCGCCGATCACCCGATGCGTGGCATCGACTCGGCGATTCCGCTCGGTCGTCTCGGCACCCCGGCGGATGTGGTCAATTGCGCGGTCTTCCTCGCCTCCGACGAGGCCGGGTATGTGACCGGCACGAATCTGATGGTCGACGGTGGCTGGTCGGCCGTCCTGCCTTCCTAG